One Dermacentor andersoni chromosome 6, qqDerAnde1_hic_scaffold, whole genome shotgun sequence genomic window carries:
- the LOC126536833 gene encoding uncharacterized protein: MSSAGNSASALGRGSHPPSATDSGNYKVVLPRLPTGNTVLNSVFLHADLAGRPYRAPDFRDALLSVLNAADILGAGQYQMSHLWLVTCVNSIAKQKLVDKGELLVKGLKCLVIDPECKNIKMKLLWLPPHLEQRRIVEALEPYGTVQSITREMWRCDGMEGWQMTNRDVAFTLKDGVSASNLPHLLSIYGHQCLILIPGRPPLCLRCNRVGHIRRHCRTPRCSNCHRYGHPADACIGTYADKLRANRPAEDDAITDHLMDVSEVVDATGETLPESHRQEQIKPSSADISVSQKPASEDDTKAPDDEPTVSWAESPPVQDRPPSVESGSMCEAAKKRPAPSDNPSPSAKEARVPKVSKLTKPLRGTPTPADVPCVNVHLKVHSASPHQEGSGTPLEQRLDAAPT, from the coding sequence ATGAGCTCCGCTGGAAACAGCGCATCGGCCCTCGGCCGAGGATCACACCCACCGTCAGCTACTGATTCCGGTAATTATAAAGTCGTTCTCCCTCGTCTACCGACTGGCAACACCGTTCTCAATtcagttttcctgcatgctgacctgGCAGGGCGGCCGTATCGGGCCCCGGACTTTCGCGATGCTCTCCTTTCAGTGCTAAATGCAGCTGATATCCTCGGCGCTGGACAATACCAGATGAGCCATTTGTGGTTAGTCACATGTGTTAACAGCATCGCGAAACAGAAACTTGTCGACAAAGGCGAGTTGCTGGTGAAAGGCCTCAAGTGCCTTGTCATAGACCCGGAATGCAAAAATATCAAGATGAAGCTTCTTTGGCTTCCCCCACACCTCGAACAGAGACGGATTGTTGAAGCGCTAGAGCCATATGGCACAGTGCAGTCCATCACGAGAGAAATGTGGCGGTGTGACGGCATGGAGGGCTGGCAAATGACTAATAGAGACGTCGCGTTCACATTGAAAGATGGGGTTTCTGCCAGTAATCTGCCACATCTATTGAGCATATATGGCCACCAGTGCCTTATCTTGATTCCTGGCCGACCACCACTTTGCCTCCGGTGCAACAGAGTTGGGCATATCCGGCGACACTGTAGAACACCGCGCTGCAGTAACTGTCACCGCTATGGTCACCCTGCAGATGCATGCATCGGAACCTacgctgacaaacttcgtgcaAATAGACCAGCTGAGGATGATGCCATCACCGATCATCTAATGGACGTGAGCGAAGTTGTGGACGCAACTGGCGAAACACTCCCTGAGTCTCATCGACAAGAACAGATTAAGCCGTCATCGGCTGACATTAGCGTTAGCCAGAAGCCTGCGAGCGAGGATGACACTAAGGCACCTGACGACGAACCAACTGTGTCTTGGGCAGAATCtccaccagttcaagatcgcccACCGTCAGTGGAATCTGGATCGATGTGCGAGGCCGCCAAGAAGCGTCCAGCGCCATCCGACAATCCATCGCCCTCGGCAAAGGAGGCTCGCGTTCCCAAGGTGTCAAAGTTGACAAAACCGCTCCGGGGAACACCTACACCTGCTGATGTACCTtgtgttaacgtgcacctaaaagtCCATAGTGCATCACCTCATCAAGAAGGGAGCGGTACACCTCTGGAGCAGCGTTTAGACGCTGCACCTACATAG
- the LOC126522750 gene encoding very long chain fatty acid elongase AAEL008004-like — MKFSLNPFTLSHQIRQMGDPRTRDYPVVTDPLFVFTLLLSYLYFVKIAGPRWMKNREPFRILNIVRVYNLISIALGIRFLYLVLKFTYLPGGHYNLWCQGITGYMTDEMREYYRTGWIYIAAHYSDLLDTVFFVLRKKFTHVSLLHVLHHTIVVANTWFFALFAPEGQPTMSMCLNVFVHVVMYSYYFLTTFGPSVRKYLWWKKYLTTLQIVQFVLIMIHLSIPLFVDCGFPKHLVMLGNVQTFLILCLFINFYVKTYVAKPTHAVAQGSEGAECKVVDSVLNGKNKRT; from the coding sequence ATGAAGTTCAGCCTGAACCCGTTCACGCTGTCCCACCAGATCCGCCAGATGGGCGATCCCCGAACACGGGACTACCCTGTGGTAACGGACCCTCTGTTCGTATTCACCCTTCTGCTATCCTACCTGTATTTCGTCAAAATTGCCGGCCCTCGTTGGATGAAGAACCGGGAACCCTTCCGGATCCtcaacatcgtgcgcgtctacaacTTGATCTCGATAGCCCTGGGCATCCGCTTCCTCTACCTGGTGCTGAAGTTCACCTACCTTCCGGGCGGCCACTACAACCTCTGGTGCCAGGGCATCACGGGTTACATGACCGACGAGATGCGCGAGTACTACCGCACGGGCTGGATCTACATCGCGGCGCACTACAGCGACCTCCTGGACACCGTGTTCTTCGTGCTGCGCAAGAAGTTCACCCACGTCTCGCTCCTGCACGTGTTGCACCACACGATCGTGGTCGCCAACACGTGGTTCTTCGCGCTGTTCGCGCCCGAAGGTCAGCCCACCATGAGCATGTGCCTGAACGTGTTCGTCCACGTCGTGATGTACTCGTACTACTTCCTGACGACCTTCGGTCCCTCCGTGCGCAAGTACTTGTGGTGGAAAAAGTACCTGACCACACTGCAGATTGTGCAGTTCGTCCTGATCATGATACACTTGTCCATACCGCTCTTCGTCGACTGCGGCTTCCCGAAGCACTTGGTCATGTTGGGTaacgtgcagacgttcctcattcTGTGCCTCTTCATAAACTTCTACGTCAAGACGTACGTCGCCAAGCCCACTCACGCCGTTGCGCAGGGCAGCGAAGGCGCCGAATGCAAAGTTGTTGATTCAGTTCTGAACGGAAAAAATAAACGAACATAG